From one Triticum urartu cultivar G1812 chromosome 3, Tu2.1, whole genome shotgun sequence genomic stretch:
- the LOC125544287 gene encoding GDSL esterase/lipase At1g28600-like isoform X2: protein MRTMTAMAAALLLLAAAQAQARADPACYPRVFSFGDSLADTGNLLYLYGNDSYEAATRLPYGETYFHRATGRFSNGRLIVDFIAEALGLPFVPPYLSGRSAEDFAGGANFAVGGATALSPDFFWENGVPAFRADTVHLDMEMGWFRDLLGLLCPGDVADCMDMMSKSLFLVGEIGGNDYNLPLFYGVPFEKIHTFTPSIIAKISSTIAELVELGAKTLLVPGNLPIGCIPAYLTTYKSDKMEDYEPETGCIRWMNEFSQYHNKLLVDELENLRKLHPGVVIIYADYYGAAMEIFSSPEQFGIEDPLMACCGGGGPYGVSATAGCGHGDYKVCDDPQKYASWDGFHPTETTYKGIAIGLLRGSYTQPPISTTSSCPQTTKLASSLEYKVLYDM from the exons ATGAGGACCAtgacggcgatggcggcggcgctcCTGCTActggcggcggcgcaggcgcAGGCGCGGGCGGACCCGGCGTGCTACCCGCGGGTGTTCAGCTTCGGGGACTCGCTGGCGGACACGGGAAACTTGCTCTACCTCTACGGCAACGACTCCTACGAGGCCGCGACCAGGCTGCCCTACGGCGAGACCTACTTCCACAGAGCCACCGGCCGATTCTCCAACGGCCGCCTCATCGTCGACTTCATCG CGGAGGCGCTGGGGTTGCCGTTCGTGCCGCCGTACCTGAGCGGGCGGAGCGCGGAGGACTTTGCCGGCGGGGCTAACTTCGCCGTGGGCGGCGCCACGGCTCTGAGCCCGGACTTCTTCTGGGAGAATGGGGTGCCCGCGTTTCGGGCTGACACGGTGCACCTTGACATGGAAATGGGGTGGTTCCGCGACCTCCTCGGCCTGCTCTGCCCCGGCGACGTCGCCG ATTGCATGGACATGATGAGCAAATCTCTCTTCCTGGTTGGTGAAATTGGGGGCAATGATTACAACCTACCTCTTTTCTATGGGGTGCCCTTTGAGAAGATTCACACCTTCACACCAAGTATCATTGCCAAAATCTCTTCTACTATCGCC GAACTGGTTGAGCTAGGTGCCAAAACATTGCTAGTTCCCGGCAACCTTCCAATTGGGTGCATCCCAGCCTACCTCACAACATACAAGAGTGACAAGATGGAAGATTATGAACCAGAGACGGGTTGCATCCGTTGGATGAATGAGTTCTCACAGTACCACAACAAACTTCTTGTGGATGAGTTGGAAAATTTGCGAAAGCTTCATCCTGGTGTGGTGATCATCTATGCTGATTACTATGGAGCTGCCATGGAGATCTTCTCTTCTCCCGAACAATTTG GGATAGAGGATCCTTTGATGGCTTGTTGCGGTGGAGGAGGGCCATACGGTGTGTCCGCAACTGCAGGATGTGGGCATGGAGACTACAAGGTATGCGATGACCCACAAAAATATGCATCATGGGATGGCTTCCATCCCACAGAAACTACATACAAAGGCATTGCCATTGGCCTGCTAAGAGGTTCATATACTCAGCCTCCAATTTCCACCACCAGTTCATGTCCACAAACTACTAAGCTTGCTTCTTCCCTTGAATACAAGGTCCTTTACGACATGTAA
- the LOC125544287 gene encoding GDSL esterase/lipase At1g28570-like isoform X1 has translation MRTMTAMAAALLLLAAAQAQARADPACYPRVFSFGDSLADTGNLLYLYGNDSYEAATRLPYGETYFHRATGRFSNGRLIVDFIAEALGLPFVPPYLSGRSAEDFAGGANFAVGGATALSPDFFWENGVPAFRADTVHLDMEMGWFRDLLGLLCPGDVADEIDCMDMMSKSLFLVGEIGGNDYNLPLFYGVPFEKIHTFTPSIIAKISSTIAELVELGAKTLLVPGNLPIGCIPAYLTTYKSDKMEDYEPETGCIRWMNEFSQYHNKLLVDELENLRKLHPGVVIIYADYYGAAMEIFSSPEQFGIEDPLMACCGGGGPYGVSATAGCGHGDYKVCDDPQKYASWDGFHPTETTYKGIAIGLLRGSYTQPPISTTSSCPQTTKLASSLEYKVLYDM, from the exons ATGAGGACCAtgacggcgatggcggcggcgctcCTGCTActggcggcggcgcaggcgcAGGCGCGGGCGGACCCGGCGTGCTACCCGCGGGTGTTCAGCTTCGGGGACTCGCTGGCGGACACGGGAAACTTGCTCTACCTCTACGGCAACGACTCCTACGAGGCCGCGACCAGGCTGCCCTACGGCGAGACCTACTTCCACAGAGCCACCGGCCGATTCTCCAACGGCCGCCTCATCGTCGACTTCATCG CGGAGGCGCTGGGGTTGCCGTTCGTGCCGCCGTACCTGAGCGGGCGGAGCGCGGAGGACTTTGCCGGCGGGGCTAACTTCGCCGTGGGCGGCGCCACGGCTCTGAGCCCGGACTTCTTCTGGGAGAATGGGGTGCCCGCGTTTCGGGCTGACACGGTGCACCTTGACATGGAAATGGGGTGGTTCCGCGACCTCCTCGGCCTGCTCTGCCCCGGCGACGTCGCCG ATGAAATAGATTGCATGGACATGATGAGCAAATCTCTCTTCCTGGTTGGTGAAATTGGGGGCAATGATTACAACCTACCTCTTTTCTATGGGGTGCCCTTTGAGAAGATTCACACCTTCACACCAAGTATCATTGCCAAAATCTCTTCTACTATCGCC GAACTGGTTGAGCTAGGTGCCAAAACATTGCTAGTTCCCGGCAACCTTCCAATTGGGTGCATCCCAGCCTACCTCACAACATACAAGAGTGACAAGATGGAAGATTATGAACCAGAGACGGGTTGCATCCGTTGGATGAATGAGTTCTCACAGTACCACAACAAACTTCTTGTGGATGAGTTGGAAAATTTGCGAAAGCTTCATCCTGGTGTGGTGATCATCTATGCTGATTACTATGGAGCTGCCATGGAGATCTTCTCTTCTCCCGAACAATTTG GGATAGAGGATCCTTTGATGGCTTGTTGCGGTGGAGGAGGGCCATACGGTGTGTCCGCAACTGCAGGATGTGGGCATGGAGACTACAAGGTATGCGATGACCCACAAAAATATGCATCATGGGATGGCTTCCATCCCACAGAAACTACATACAAAGGCATTGCCATTGGCCTGCTAAGAGGTTCATATACTCAGCCTCCAATTTCCACCACCAGTTCATGTCCACAAACTACTAAGCTTGCTTCTTCCCTTGAATACAAGGTCCTTTACGACATGTAA